From Streptomyces sp. TLI_235, a single genomic window includes:
- a CDS encoding putative ABC transport system permease protein: MSARSWRVTLRIARRDARRARGRSALVLAMVALPVLGVAGADVVHRSGQLTVAERADRQMGRADALIGAYAPGRTVDQAVFPDDGVRTLPQPPNAEPSAEQRRAAGTEPNELLGELLPSGSALVPARTGPVTGVHTRDGLTPVETFEADLTRPVWQGRTNLVAGRAPAAPREAAATRAFLAETGLRIGDTVTVQGLESAPFTLTGAVEHPGDLRKVELVARPGELYGPLDAAQAAAGVAPLGAQAEEAAARKAAWLVELPAGATLGWEQVKELNRYGYTVAARQVALHPPAAAMAHQEAFGAAEQRERTVMAAATTAGLALLEVALLAGPAFAIGARQARRQLALIGAAGGRPGHVRAVVLGSGLVLGAAGAGLGTALGCGAVALLRPWIEQAGGSRFGHLALHPVDLVLIAATGVATALLAALLPAVQAGRREVLAGLTGRDTVRPPGRWVPLLGVVTVAAGAGLALYGAVAGQVGGAPVLAGLSVRTLAVLAGAVTAELGLLLLTPPLLALCGRFAGRLPLGGRLALRDTARHRSRTAPAVAAVLAAVAGAVAVGVYTNGSQAQDRSAYQLRRPVNSVQLEAHGDGATLPQLRTALAQDLPDLGERADIYQAAYVFCQGCRATVYAEGGQRYGRPVTSPLTVGDAAVLHNLLALRDPAAEAALAAGKAVVTDPGYLHDGRVRLQMQGAAGVARETSVEGVLVERPAAVRYAPLLLGAQTVRRMGLSVEPAGSIWLPSKPTPEKAERRAAATVARLAPYATLEVERGYRPGDSLIGVALSAFAALVVLGAAVVATALAAADARRDRAVLTAIGARPRTRRTLAGLQAGLIALLGALLGTVSGAVPAFALLRSRAAGQPGSPSVGLADAPWPTIALLALVLPLLAGVLGAVRRERGGPWRG, translated from the coding sequence GTGAGCGCCCGGTCGTGGCGGGTCACGCTGCGGATCGCCCGCCGGGACGCGCGGCGGGCGCGCGGCCGCAGCGCCCTGGTGCTGGCCATGGTCGCGCTGCCGGTACTGGGCGTGGCCGGCGCGGACGTGGTGCACCGCAGTGGGCAGTTGACCGTCGCCGAACGTGCGGACCGGCAGATGGGCCGGGCCGACGCGCTGATCGGGGCGTACGCGCCGGGGCGGACGGTCGACCAGGCGGTGTTCCCGGACGACGGGGTCCGCACCCTGCCGCAGCCGCCGAACGCCGAGCCCAGCGCCGAGCAGCGGCGCGCGGCGGGCACCGAACCGAACGAGCTGCTGGGCGAGTTGCTGCCCTCGGGCAGCGCGCTGGTGCCGGCTCGCACCGGGCCGGTCACGGGGGTGCACACCCGGGACGGGCTGACCCCGGTCGAGACGTTCGAGGCGGACCTGACCCGGCCGGTCTGGCAGGGGCGGACGAACCTGGTGGCCGGCCGTGCACCCGCCGCCCCGCGGGAGGCCGCCGCGACCCGGGCGTTCCTGGCGGAGACCGGGCTGCGGATCGGCGACACCGTCACCGTCCAGGGCCTGGAGTCCGCGCCGTTCACCCTGACCGGAGCCGTGGAACACCCCGGCGACCTGCGGAAGGTCGAACTGGTCGCCCGTCCGGGCGAGTTGTACGGGCCGCTGGACGCCGCCCAAGCCGCCGCCGGAGTCGCGCCGCTCGGCGCGCAGGCGGAGGAGGCCGCCGCCCGCAAGGCCGCCTGGCTGGTCGAGCTGCCCGCCGGGGCGACGCTCGGCTGGGAGCAGGTGAAGGAGCTCAACCGCTACGGCTACACGGTGGCCGCCCGGCAGGTGGCGCTGCATCCGCCTGCGGCGGCAATGGCCCACCAGGAGGCGTTCGGCGCGGCGGAACAGCGGGAACGCACGGTGATGGCGGCGGCCACCACGGCGGGCCTGGCGCTGCTGGAAGTGGCGCTGCTGGCCGGACCGGCGTTCGCGATCGGCGCGCGGCAGGCCAGGCGCCAGCTCGCCCTGATCGGTGCGGCGGGCGGACGGCCCGGGCACGTCCGCGCGGTGGTGCTGGGCAGCGGCCTGGTGCTGGGCGCGGCCGGGGCCGGGCTCGGCACCGCGCTCGGCTGCGGAGCGGTCGCGCTGCTCCGGCCGTGGATCGAGCAGGCCGGCGGCAGCCGGTTCGGGCACCTGGCACTGCATCCGGTCGACCTGGTGCTGATCGCCGCGACCGGAGTGGCGACCGCGCTGCTGGCGGCGCTGCTGCCCGCCGTGCAGGCCGGACGGCGCGAGGTGCTGGCCGGGCTGACCGGCCGCGACACCGTTCGCCCGCCCGGTCGGTGGGTGCCGCTGCTCGGGGTGGTGACCGTTGCCGCGGGCGCGGGGCTCGCGCTGTACGGGGCGGTGGCCGGGCAGGTCGGCGGAGCGCCGGTGCTGGCCGGGCTGTCCGTCCGCACTCTGGCGGTGCTGGCCGGAGCGGTCACCGCCGAGCTGGGGCTGCTGCTGCTCACCCCGCCGCTGCTGGCCCTGTGCGGCCGGTTCGCCGGCAGGCTGCCGCTGGGTGGCCGGCTGGCCCTGCGCGACACCGCCCGGCACCGGTCCCGGACCGCGCCCGCGGTGGCCGCCGTGCTCGCCGCAGTAGCCGGAGCGGTCGCGGTCGGCGTGTACACCAACGGCTCGCAGGCCCAGGACAGGTCCGCCTACCAGCTCCGGCGGCCCGTCAACTCGGTCCAGCTGGAGGCCCACGGCGACGGGGCGACGCTGCCGCAGCTGCGCACCGCGCTCGCCCAGGACCTCCCGGACCTCGGCGAACGCGCCGACATCTACCAGGCGGCGTACGTCTTCTGCCAGGGCTGCCGGGCCACCGTCTACGCCGAGGGCGGCCAGCGCTACGGACGGCCCGTCACCAGCCCGCTGACGGTCGGCGATGCGGCGGTGCTGCACAACCTGCTGGCGCTGCGCGATCCGGCTGCCGAGGCCGCGCTCGCCGCCGGGAAGGCGGTGGTCACCGACCCCGGCTACCTGCACGACGGGCGGGTGCGACTGCAGATGCAAGGGGCCGCCGGTGTGGCGCGGGAGACGAGCGTGGAGGGCGTACTGGTCGAGCGGCCCGCCGCCGTCCGCTACGCGCCGCTGCTCCTCGGCGCGCAGACGGTCCGCCGGATGGGCTTGTCGGTGGAGCCGGCCGGGTCGATCTGGCTGCCGTCGAAGCCGACCCCCGAGAAGGCCGAGCGGCGGGCCGCCGCCACGGTCGCCCGGCTCGCCCCGTACGCCACCCTCGAGGTGGAGCGCGGCTACCGGCCCGGCGACAGCCTGATCGGGGTGGCGCTGAGCGCCTTCGCCGCCCTGGTGGTCCTCGGCGCAGCGGTGGTCGCCACCGCGCTGGCCGCCGCCGACGCCCGCCGCGACCGGGCGGTGCTCACCGCGATCGGCGCCCGCCCGCGCACCCGGCGCACCCTGGCCGGACTTCAGGCCGGTCTGATCGCCCTGCTCGGCGCGCTGCTCGGTACCGTCAGCGGCGCCGTCCCGGCCTTCGCCCTGCTGCGATCACGGGCTGCGGGACAGCCGGGCTCGCCGTCGGTCGGCCTCGCCGACGCGCCGTGGCCGACGATCGCCCTGCTCGCCCTGGTACTTCCGTTGCTGGCCGGGGTGCTCGGTGCGGTCCGGCGGGAGCGCGGTGGACCGTGGCGCGGGTAG
- a CDS encoding PadR family transcriptional regulator: MTERAMQESTLLLLTALADAPRHGYALIREVDAISGGRVRMRTGTLYGALDRLLQQDLIEVAAEEVVDGRARRSYALTAAGREVLTAEVERLRAVAAEAQRRLGGSAAHPRGALA, encoded by the coding sequence ATGACAGAACGCGCGATGCAGGAGTCCACCCTGCTGCTGCTCACCGCCCTCGCCGACGCCCCCCGGCACGGATACGCGCTGATCCGCGAGGTCGACGCGATCTCCGGGGGGCGGGTGCGGATGCGCACCGGCACCCTCTACGGGGCGCTCGACCGGCTGCTCCAGCAGGACCTGATCGAGGTCGCCGCCGAGGAGGTGGTCGACGGTCGGGCCCGCCGCAGCTATGCCCTCACCGCTGCCGGGCGCGAGGTGCTGACCGCCGAGGTCGAACGGCTGCGCGCCGTCGCCGCAGAAGCGCAGCGGCGCCTCGGCGGCTCGGCGGCCCACCCGCGCGGGGCGCTGGCATGA
- a CDS encoding DNA-binding protein HU-beta, protein MNKGQLVEAVAGQLGSRTAAEDAVDAVLDVMVRAVVAGERVQVTGFGTLEKVERAGRYARNPQTGERVRVKKSSVPRFRPGQGFKDLVSGAKKLPKSGPATAKAPKGSLTAGKAATAAPARKRATAKRTAAAVGTAPAAAKKTTTRKTATRKTTAAAPQTATPAKKTTARQATAAAKNSTAPAKKTATTKRTAPAAKKAAPAKRATRRTTA, encoded by the coding sequence ATGAACAAGGGACAGCTCGTCGAGGCGGTGGCCGGGCAGCTCGGCAGCCGCACCGCGGCCGAGGACGCCGTGGACGCGGTGCTCGACGTCATGGTCCGCGCCGTGGTGGCCGGGGAGCGAGTGCAGGTCACCGGGTTCGGCACGTTGGAGAAGGTGGAGCGCGCCGGCCGCTACGCCCGCAACCCGCAGACCGGCGAGCGCGTGAGGGTGAAGAAGAGTTCGGTTCCGCGCTTCCGCCCGGGCCAGGGGTTCAAGGACCTGGTGTCCGGTGCGAAGAAGCTGCCCAAGTCCGGCCCGGCCACGGCCAAGGCCCCCAAGGGCTCCCTCACCGCAGGGAAGGCCGCCACCGCCGCACCCGCTCGCAAGCGGGCGACGGCGAAGCGCACCGCAGCAGCGGTCGGCACCGCACCGGCCGCCGCGAAGAAGACCACCACGCGGAAGACCGCCACGAGGAAGACGACCGCCGCGGCCCCGCAGACCGCGACGCCCGCCAAGAAGACCACGGCGCGGCAGGCCACCGCCGCAGCGAAGAACTCGACGGCACCCGCGAAGAAGACCGCCACCACGAAGAGGACCGCCCCGGCCGCCAAGAAGGCGGCGCCGGCCAAGCGGGCCACCCGCCGTACCACGGCGTGA
- a CDS encoding putative ABC transport system ATP-binding protein, translating into MSGPNTQVVLRLEGVSRMHGSGAAEVSALHEVDLTVHAGEFLAVMGPSGSGKSTLLALAGGLDRPTAGRVLVEGVPLDGLSRRRLAGVRRRSVGYVFQDYNLIPALTAAENIALPRELDGSSTRNARQEALAALAELGIGELADRFPDGMSGGQQQRVAIARALIGERRLVLADEPTGALDSATGEAVLGVLRARCDTGAAAVMVTHDPAHAAWADRVVFLRDGRITDQSVQQRIEVAR; encoded by the coding sequence ATGTCTGGACCGAATACGCAGGTGGTGCTGCGTCTGGAGGGGGTCAGCCGGATGCACGGCAGTGGCGCGGCCGAGGTGTCCGCGTTGCACGAGGTGGACCTGACGGTGCACGCCGGGGAGTTCCTGGCCGTGATGGGGCCGTCCGGCTCGGGGAAGTCCACGCTGTTGGCGCTGGCCGGAGGGTTGGACCGGCCGACCGCCGGCCGGGTGCTGGTGGAGGGAGTGCCCCTGGACGGGCTGAGCCGGCGCCGGCTGGCCGGTGTGCGGCGCCGCTCGGTGGGCTACGTCTTCCAGGACTACAACCTGATCCCGGCCCTGACCGCGGCCGAGAACATAGCGCTGCCACGGGAGCTGGACGGTTCCTCGACCCGCAACGCCCGGCAGGAGGCACTGGCGGCGCTGGCGGAGCTGGGCATCGGCGAGCTGGCCGACCGGTTCCCCGACGGCATGTCGGGCGGCCAGCAGCAGCGGGTGGCGATCGCTCGGGCCCTGATCGGCGAGCGCCGGCTGGTGCTGGCGGACGAGCCGACCGGGGCGCTGGACTCCGCCACCGGCGAGGCGGTGCTGGGCGTCCTGCGGGCCCGCTGCGACACGGGGGCGGCGGCGGTGATGGTCACTCACGACCCGGCGCACGCGGCATGGGCGGACCGGGTGGTGTTCCTGCGCGACGGCCGGATCACGGACCAGTCGGTGCAGCAGCGGATCGAGGTCGCCCGGTGA
- a CDS encoding DNA replication protein DnaC, whose product MARTASNTTAGTTKPDGQTSHTGRQTAADLAFLARAMKAPALLDAAERLAERARTESWTHTEYLVACLQREVSARDSHGGEGRIRAARFPAIKTIEELDVAHLRGLTRQQLGHLGTLDFIAARENAVFLGPPGTGKTHLATGLAVRACQAGHRVAFATAAQWVDRLAAAHQAGRLQEELVKLGRYPLIVIDEVGYIPFESEAANLFFQLVSNRYERASVIVTSNKPFGRWGETFGDETVAAAMIDRLVHHAEVHSLKGESYRMRGRELGRVPTTDND is encoded by the coding sequence ATGGCCCGCACTGCTTCGAACACTACGGCCGGCACGACGAAGCCGGACGGACAGACGTCCCACACCGGCCGGCAGACCGCCGCCGACCTGGCGTTCCTCGCCCGCGCGATGAAGGCTCCCGCGCTGCTGGACGCCGCCGAGCGCCTGGCGGAGCGCGCCCGCACCGAGTCCTGGACCCACACCGAGTACCTGGTCGCCTGCCTGCAGCGCGAGGTCTCCGCCCGTGACAGCCACGGCGGCGAGGGCCGCATCCGCGCCGCCCGCTTCCCCGCGATCAAGACCATCGAGGAACTCGATGTCGCCCATCTGCGGGGTCTGACGCGCCAACAGCTCGGTCACCTGGGAACATTGGACTTCATAGCGGCCAGGGAGAACGCCGTTTTTCTGGGGCCGCCAGGCACCGGCAAGACGCACCTGGCCACCGGCCTCGCGGTGAGGGCCTGCCAGGCCGGCCACCGGGTCGCGTTCGCCACCGCCGCCCAGTGGGTCGACCGCCTCGCCGCAGCCCACCAGGCCGGCCGGCTCCAGGAGGAGCTGGTCAAGCTCGGCCGCTATCCGTTGATCGTGATCGACGAGGTCGGCTACATCCCGTTCGAGTCTGAGGCGGCGAACCTGTTCTTCCAGCTCGTCTCGAACAGATACGAGAGAGCCAGCGTGATCGTCACCTCGAACAAGCCCTTCGGACGGTGGGGAGAGACCTTCGGCGACGAGACCGTCGCCGCCGCCATGATCGACCGGCTCGTCCACCACGCCGAGGTCCACTCCCTCAAGGGCGAGTCCTACCGCATGCGGGGCCGCGAACTCGGTCGCGTCCCCACCACCGACAACGACTGA